In Quercus robur chromosome 10, dhQueRobu3.1, whole genome shotgun sequence, a genomic segment contains:
- the LOC126701591 gene encoding filament-like plant protein has protein sequence MDRRSWLWRRKSSEKSPGETESSGSLSSHSERFSDEQAYPAQSTQSPEVTSKVAIVDEEANDSVKTLTEKLSAALLNISAKDDLVKQHAKVAEEAVSGWEKSENEVLALKQQLEAANKKNSALEDRVGHLDGALKECVRQLRQSREDQDNKITEVVAKKTHEWESTKSELDRQLSELQAQLQAAKAEAAASINSDLRPKLKAVEKENSALKLDLLSRAEEIELRIMERDLSTQAAETASKQHLESIKKVAKLEAECRRLKATARRAFPANDHKSFTVSSFCVESFTDSQSDSGERLLAVETDLRKMSRLEPNYCESSRSDSWASALITELDQHKNEKALGRSLTVSSVEINLMDDFLEMERLAALPDTKSGSRSLEKGPALDQVNAAESPMKAELEAMINRTAELEEKLENLEAEKVEFQIVLTECQKQLETSRSQLKEAEVRLVELQTQLALVNELKMAADQEVKVTQTKWEMAESQLRVVEAEVKTLHLKVGSLEEEVEKEHASSAENVVKYQKLEDELLRMKREAELHREAELQRLTNTNGELKIKEEKELAAAASKFAECQKTIASLGQQLKSLATLEEFLIDSEKPLELTSEGIQGPKNSREPLKLQISNLNLPKRDSDSMKIVSDGSSLSKNSYESESSLSPNPSNASEKNRNGFGKFFPRNKSVTRNENL, from the exons GCATATCCAGCTCAAAGTACTCAATCACCAGAAGTCACATCTAAAGTTGCAATTGTTGATGAAGAAGCTAATGATAGTGTGAAGACCTTAACGGAGAAACTATCTGCTGCTCTTCTGAACATTAGTGCCAAAGATGACTTGGTAAAGCAGCATGCCAAAGTTGCAGAAGAAGCTGTCTCAG GCTGGGAGAAGTCTGAAAATGAAGTATTAGCTTTAAAGCAACAACTTGAGGCTGCCAACAAGAAGAACTCAGCTCTTGAAGATCGTGTTGGTCATCTTGATGGAGCATTGAAAGAATGTGTGAGGCAGCTTAGACAATCCAGAGAAGATCAAGATAATAAGATCACCGAAGTTGTTGCGAAGAAAACTCATGAATGGGAATCTACAAAGTCTGAGCTTGACAGACAGCTTTCTGAGCTTCAGGCTCAACTTCAGGCCGCTAAAGCTGAAGCTGCTGCTTCAATTAATTCTGATCTCCGCCCAAAGCTTAAGGCTGTAGAGAAAGAAAACTCAGCCCTCAAACTTGATCTTCTTTCTCGAGCTGAGGAGATAGAACTCAGGATTATGGAGAGGGACTTGAGCACACAGGCTGCTGAAACAGCCAGCAAACAACATCTAGAAAGCATCAAGAAGGTGGCTAAGCTTGAAGCTGAGTGCCGCAGGCTAAAAGCTACGGCTCGTAGAGCTTTCCCTGCTAATGATCACAAGTCCTTTACTGTCTCCTCATTTTGTGTGGAATCTTTCACGGATAGCCAGTCGGACAGTGGGGAAAGGCTACTTGCGGTTGAAACTGATTTGCGCAAAATGAGTCGCTTGGAACCTAATTATTGTGAATCAAGCCGTTCTGACTCATGGGCATCTGCTCTAATCACAGAACTTGATCAGCATAAGAATGAGAAGGCTCTTGGGAGGAGCCTTACAGTCTCTTCAGTAGAAATCAATCTCATGGATGATTTCCTTGAAATGGAAAGGCTTGCAGCTTTGCCAGACACAAAAAGTGGGAGCCGTTCCCTTGAAAAAGGGCCTGCTTTGGATCAAGTCAATGCTGCCGAAAGCCCTATGAAAGCAGAACTTGAAGCCATGATTAACAGGACTGCTGAACTGGAGGAAAAGTTGGAGAATTTGGAGGCCGAAAAAGTGGAATTCCAGATAGTTTTAACTGAATGCCAAAAGCAGCTGGAGACATCAAGGAGTCAGCTTAAGGAAGCAGAGGTAAGGTTGGTAGAACTGCAGACTCAGTTAGCACTAGTGAACGAATTAAAGATGGCGGCAGATCAAGAAGTAAAGGTTACCCAAACAAAATGGGAAATGGCAGAGTCACAACTCAGAGTTGTTGAAGCTGAGGTCAAAACCTTGCATTTGAAAGTTGGTTCATTAGAAGAAGAGGTTGAGAAGGAGCATGCCTCTTCAGCAGAAAATGTGGTCAAGTATCAGAAATTGGAGGATGAGCTTTTAAGAATGAAAAGAGAAGCCGAGCTCCACCGTGAAGCTGAGCTCCAGCGCTTGACAAACACTAATGGTGAATTGAAGATAAAGGAG GAAAAGGAACTTGCAGCGGCTGCGAGTAAATTTGCAGAGTGTCAGAAAACAATTGCATCCCTTGGCCAGCAGTTGAAGTCTCTTGCAACACTGGAAGAATTCCTGATTGACTCTGAAAAGCCTTTGGAACTCACTAGTGAGGGAATTCAAGGGCCTAAAAATAGTAGAGAACCATTGAAATTGCAAATTAGCAACCTGAATTTGCCAAAAAGAGATTCTGACTCTATGAAAATAGTCAGTGATGGTTCAAGTCTTTCAAAGAACAGCTATGAAAGTGAGTCATCATTATCACCAAACCCATCCAATGCCTCTGAGAAAAACCGAAATGGGTTTGGGAAGTTTTTCCCTAGAAATAAGAGTGTGACTCGGAATGAAAATCTGTGA